The Etheostoma cragini isolate CJK2018 chromosome 5, CSU_Ecrag_1.0, whole genome shotgun sequence genome contains a region encoding:
- the prodhb gene encoding LOW QUALITY PROTEIN: proline dehydrogenase 1, mitochondrial (The sequence of the model RefSeq protein was modified relative to this genomic sequence to represent the inferred CDS: deleted 1 base in 1 codon), with amino-acid sequence MFHVKTVPALKRAGAGIPFKRLLSSRRLRSSTPATQTESQDDGFQHDSVKTEFPGQPRRRVDRTTSTTAAANEVSVDFDQAQGAYKSKDSLELLRSLVVFKLCSYDFLVEKNKEIMDIGKKILGQRGFNQFMKMTFYGQFVAGEDHMAIRPLIQKNQAFGVGSVLDYSVEEDISQEEAEQKEMDSCVSAAEKESIGEDHREKKYKAHKQFGDRREGVTGARTYFYADEAKCDQHMETFIRCIKASGGSSMDGFSAIKMTALGRPQFLLQFSEVLVKWRRFFTFLASQQGKDGMEALEQRLELTKLQEFLTKLGAKGDLYGWFTGSKEKSLGTIDMLDWNSLIDDRTKISDLLVVPNVELGTLEPLLEKFTTEEEKQMKRMLLRLDILVKHAIENGVRLMVDAEQTYFQPAISRLTLEMQRLYNKEKPVIFNTYQCYLKEAYDNVTMDVELSRREGWHFASKLVRGAYMYQERERAKDIGYEDPINPDYESTNIMYHRCLDYVLDEIALNRNANVMVASHNEDTVKHTLGRMNELGLLPTENKVYFGQLLGMCDQISFPLGQAGFPVYKYVPYGPVNEVMPYLSRRALENRGFMKGAQKERELLWKELKRRLASGELLYRPLY; translated from the exons ATGTTTCATGTAAAAACCGTGCCAGCCCTGAAACGGGCAGGGGCGGGCATTCCCTTTAAGCGATTACTCTCCAGTCGAAGACTCCGATCCTCGACC CCTGCGACCCAGACGGAGTCTCAGGACGACGGTTTTCAACATGACTCTGTCAAGACGGAGTTTCCCGGACAGCCGAGGAGAAGAGTAGACCGAACCACCAGCACCACCGCTGCTGCTAATGAGGTCTCCGTAGACTTTGACCAGGCACAGGGGGCTTACAAGAGCAAAGACTCATTAGAGCTTCTCAGAAGTTTGGTGGTTTTCAAACTTTGCTCCTATGACTTCCTGGTTGAAAAGAATAAAGAG ATAATGGACATAGGTAAGAAGATCCTGGGCCAGAGAGGCTTCAACCAGTTCATGAAGATGACGTTTTATGGCCAGTTTGTCGCCGGTGAGGACCACATGGCTATCCGGCCGCTGATCCAGAAGAATCAGGCCTTCGGCGTCGGCTCTGTCCTGGACTACAGCGTGGAGGAAGACATCAGCCAAGAGGAGGCTGAGCAGAAAGAGATGGA TTCATGTGTATCCGCTGCAGAAAAAGAGAGCATAG GCGAGgaccacagagagaaaaaatacaaagcacacaaacagtttGGGGATCGTCGCGAGGGAGTAACCGGAGCACGCACGTATTTTTACGCCGATGAGGCCAAATGTGACCAGCATATGGAGACCTTCATCAGATGTATCAAAGCATCTG GTGGGAGTTCAATGGATGGTTTTTCTGCCATCAAAATGACTGCTCTAGGACGACCTCAGTTTCTG CTCCAGTTCTCAGAGGTCCTGGTTAAATGGAGGCGATTTTTCACCTTCCTGGCATCACAGCAGGGGAAAGATGGCATGGAGGCATTAGAGCAGAGGTTGGAGCTGACAAAACTGCAG GAATTCCTGACCAAACTGGGTGCAAAAGGTGACTTGTATGGCTGGTTTACTGGAAGTAAAGAGAAATCTTTAGG AACCATTGACATGCTGGACTGGAACAGCCTAATAGACGACAGAACAAAGATATCGGACCTGCTGGTTGTCCCCAATGTAGAG CTAGGTACACTGGAGCCTCTGCTGGAGAAATTCActacagaggaggagaaacaaaTGAAGAGGATGTTACTGCGCCTGGACATCTTAGTCAAG caTGCAATTGAAAACGGTGTTCGCTTGATGGTGGATGCAGAGCAAACCTACTTCCAGCCGGCTATCAGCAGACTGACGTTAGAGATGCAGAGGCTCTACAACAAAGAAAAGCCCGTCATCTTCAACACCTACCAGTGTTATCTCAAG GAGGCCTACGACAATGTAACTATGGATGTAGAATTGTCTCGACGTGAGGGTTGGCATTTTGCTTCCAAGCTGGTGCGTGGGGCCTATATGTATCAGGAGCGAGAGAGGGCCAAAGACATTGGTTATGAGGACCCTATTAATCCTGACTATGAGTCTACCAATATAATGTACCACAG GTGTCTGGACTATGTGCTGGATGAGATTGCGCTTAACAGAAATGCCAACGTTATGGTGGCTTCCCATAATGAGGACACGGTGAAACACACCTTGGGGAG AATGAACGAGTTGGGCCTCCTACCCACAGAGAACAAGGTGTACTTCGGTCAACTACTGGGCATGTGCGATCAGATCAGCTTCCCACTGG GCCAGGCAGGCTTCCCCGTCTATAAGTACGTCCCCTATGGGCCGGTGAATGAGGTAATGCCCTACCTGTCTCGGAGAGCCCTGGAGAACCGAGGCTTCATGAAGGGTGCCCAAAAGGAGAGGGAGCTGCTGTGGAAGGAGCTGAAACGTAGACTTGCCTCTGGGGAGCTTCTCTACAGACCATTGTactga